One part of the Bacteroidota bacterium genome encodes these proteins:
- a CDS encoding histidine kinase: MKHWLAIASCYLCTVFLASGQGSKPLFFHFTPQNGLPSSQIYQVLQDKSGYLWFASDHGLAKYNGYEFKKFTSADGLEDNTVFKMVLDSRNRVWLQTFSGRLFYVDNDSIYNYKFNPVIVNLVKNYVPLNFYVDSLENVTFSCSHLGEYRIHVNGKVEQLFSSKVNTEYNKMFFDEIAPGRFVSSANSLADLQKPSWFYFRNSLGVYDSLSLTREQSGPVFVRRLHDKRLIISISNRLYNFSGNQLQLLMELPVTINHIYEDTDHKLWVATYNGIYLFRYEQELTKEAVFLKNDFVTCSHQDFEGGFWISTVNSGVYYLNDLRIKSFRFENDSLLEPLCLTADKSNVYAGFWSGGVAAFNADISKCIYPLGAGDYVTGVFADSSSNRIYLAKKYPGYLYNKKFFSLKSDGTQSLKGRFIRRRNGDFLNASINAVYKIDGDSLFLFTSIYNRTNCVFENEDESLYLGTNSGVSVLNNEMTESRLLHNDFEDVRVDDIARFDKILCFATRGNGLMLMRNDTVWSIKAKDGLCSDIIHRIAIGRNTIWCSSYNGLSKVIIKDFEKKEVEIRNISINEGLPDNEINDLIIKNDTVWLATKSTVSFFNVNTDFLNAVSPLLHFTKLSVNNKDTSFVKELNYDENSISIGFEAISYKSNKRIYYTYFLVHNSDTFTSVTTNRHVEFLSLEPGKYFFSVSARNSTGTLTENPITYQFTVLTPFWKQWWFLGLLAMITLALVYLFTRSRIRSIKEKEQLKTDFNKQLLSLEMKALRAQMNPHFIFNVMNSIQDFILKNDTKSAQKYLTKFARLVRMILDNSLESEVLLNDEIKANCLYVELEQQRFGGKFDFVLDVDEEIESLSLRIPPMLIQPFLENAIKHGIGHLETHGRLLLQVKIIGNDLHIVVEDNGVGRKAAMEWNIHNVRDHNSFGSVLSVKRVEVLNAIMHTNISLEIKDLFHEDGLAAGTRVSLLFSELLQQENV; the protein is encoded by the coding sequence ATGAAGCATTGGCTGGCAATAGCCTCCTGTTATCTTTGTACTGTCTTTCTTGCTTCCGGGCAAGGTAGCAAGCCTTTGTTTTTTCATTTTACTCCTCAAAATGGTTTGCCCTCTTCTCAAATTTATCAGGTTTTGCAAGATAAAAGCGGGTATTTATGGTTCGCCAGTGATCATGGACTTGCAAAGTATAATGGGTACGAATTTAAAAAGTTCACATCAGCCGATGGTCTGGAAGATAATACAGTATTCAAGATGGTGCTGGATTCCCGAAACAGAGTGTGGCTCCAAACGTTTTCCGGACGTCTGTTCTATGTGGACAACGACAGTATTTATAATTATAAATTCAATCCGGTAATTGTGAATCTTGTTAAAAACTATGTGCCTCTTAATTTTTATGTGGATAGTCTGGAAAATGTAACATTTTCCTGTAGTCATTTAGGGGAATACAGGATTCATGTAAATGGAAAAGTAGAGCAGCTCTTTAGCAGTAAAGTGAATACCGAATACAATAAAATGTTCTTCGATGAAATTGCTCCTGGAAGATTTGTTTCTTCAGCGAATTCGTTAGCAGATTTGCAAAAGCCCTCCTGGTTTTATTTCAGAAATAGTTTAGGTGTTTATGATTCCTTGTCACTTACGAGGGAACAAAGTGGGCCTGTATTCGTTCGGCGACTTCATGACAAAAGATTGATTATTTCGATCTCTAACCGGTTATACAATTTCTCCGGAAATCAACTGCAATTGTTAATGGAATTGCCGGTTACAATTAATCATATTTATGAAGATACTGATCATAAGCTATGGGTGGCTACCTACAATGGCATTTATTTGTTCAGGTATGAACAGGAATTGACGAAGGAAGCTGTTTTTTTGAAGAACGATTTTGTCACCTGTTCACATCAGGATTTTGAAGGCGGCTTTTGGATATCAACAGTGAATAGTGGTGTGTATTATCTGAATGACTTGCGCATTAAGTCATTCCGGTTTGAAAATGATAGCTTGCTGGAACCCCTTTGTCTGACTGCAGACAAATCGAATGTATATGCCGGTTTCTGGAGCGGAGGGGTGGCAGCATTTAATGCAGACATTTCTAAATGTATCTATCCACTGGGTGCCGGGGATTATGTAACAGGGGTCTTCGCAGATTCATCTTCAAATAGAATTTATCTCGCAAAGAAGTACCCCGGCTACCTTTATAACAAAAAGTTTTTTTCGTTAAAGAGTGATGGTACTCAATCATTGAAAGGACGATTTATTAGGCGAAGAAACGGTGATTTCTTAAATGCTTCCATTAATGCCGTATATAAAATTGATGGGGATTCGTTGTTTCTTTTTACCTCAATATATAACAGAACAAACTGTGTATTTGAAAACGAAGATGAGAGTCTTTATCTAGGTACGAATAGCGGAGTAAGTGTTTTGAATAATGAAATGACGGAAAGTCGACTCCTCCATAATGATTTTGAAGATGTCAGAGTCGATGATATTGCTCGCTTTGATAAAATTCTATGTTTCGCAACACGTGGAAATGGATTAATGTTGATGCGGAATGATACAGTATGGTCAATAAAAGCAAAAGATGGCTTATGTAGTGATATCATTCACCGGATTGCTATTGGGAGAAATACGATCTGGTGTAGTTCTTATAATGGTTTATCGAAGGTAATTATAAAAGATTTTGAAAAAAAGGAAGTTGAAATACGGAATATCAGTATCAACGAGGGTTTGCCGGATAATGAAATCAATGATTTAATTATTAAAAACGATACAGTTTGGCTCGCCACTAAAAGTACAGTGTCGTTCTTTAATGTGAATACGGATTTTCTAAATGCAGTTTCCCCCTTATTGCATTTTACAAAACTGTCTGTAAATAATAAGGATACTTCCTTTGTGAAGGAACTCAACTATGATGAGAATAGCATTAGTATCGGATTTGAGGCCATTTCCTACAAGAGTAATAAGAGGATTTATTATACCTATTTTCTGGTTCACAATTCGGATACGTTTACGTCTGTCACCACCAACCGGCATGTGGAATTTCTTTCACTGGAGCCCGGTAAATATTTTTTTAGTGTTTCCGCCAGAAATAGTACAGGGACTTTAACAGAGAATCCGATTACCTATCAGTTCACCGTCCTTACGCCTTTTTGGAAGCAATGGTGGTTCCTTGGTTTATTAGCAATGATTACGTTGGCATTGGTTTATTTGTTCACTAGAAGTCGTATTCGCAGTATTAAAGAGAAGGAGCAGTTAAAGACTGATTTTAATAAACAATTACTTTCATTGGAGATGAAGGCGCTAAGAGCACAGATGAATCCGCATTTTATTTTTAATGTAATGAATTCTATCCAGGATTTTATTTTGAAGAATGATACAAAGTCTGCACAAAAGTACCTTACGAAGTTTGCTCGTTTGGTGCGTATGATTCTGGATAATTCATTGGAGTCGGAAGTGTTGCTTAACGATGAAATTAAAGCGAATTGCCTGTACGTAGAGTTGGAACAACAGCGTTTTGGAGGCAAATTTGATTTTGTTCTGGATGTGGATGAAGAAATTGAATCACTATCTCTGCGAATTCCTCCGATGTTGATCCAGCCTTTTCTGGAGAATGCTATTAAGCATGGGATTGGTCATCTGGAAACACATGGCCGCTTGCTGTTACAAGTAAAAATTATTGGAAATGATTTGCATATTGTCGTCGAAGATAATGGCGTAGGGCGCAAAGCCGCAATGGAATGGAATATTCATAATGTCAGAGATCATAATTCCTTCGGCTCTGTACTTAGTGTAAAGAGGGTAGAAGTGCTTAATGCGATTATGCATACGAATATCAGCCTGGAAATTAAGGATCTCTTTCATGAAGATGGTCTAGCTGCCGGAACCAGAGTTTCGTTGTTATTTAGTGAACTACTGCAACAGGAAAATGTTTAA
- a CDS encoding response regulator transcription factor: MKAIIVDDEKSGRETLQRLLEENCKTVQVIGQADSVDTAEALIGQLQPDLIFLDVEMPRGSGFELLKRFERPSFKTIFVTAHQHYAIKAIRFSAADYLLKPVDVDELIAAVEHVESKTNDNSEQYAQIVRSIDERKTDKLAVPVKDGLSFIPVEEIIRLQADGSYTHIFTAKDKYTASRNIKEYEELLQDQQFFRAHHSHIINLRFVRHFSRTEGYFVTMSDGSVVEVSRRKKELFLQLMHA, translated from the coding sequence ATGAAAGCGATCATTGTAGATGATGAAAAAAGTGGAAGAGAGACGTTGCAGCGTCTTCTGGAGGAAAATTGCAAAACTGTTCAGGTAATCGGGCAGGCTGATTCAGTGGATACAGCAGAAGCACTAATTGGGCAGTTGCAACCCGATTTGATTTTTCTGGATGTGGAAATGCCGCGTGGAAGTGGCTTCGAACTCCTCAAGCGCTTCGAGAGACCTTCCTTTAAAACCATATTTGTCACCGCACATCAGCATTATGCCATCAAAGCCATACGTTTTTCTGCTGCTGATTATTTATTGAAACCGGTTGATGTGGATGAATTGATAGCTGCAGTGGAACATGTGGAGTCAAAAACTAATGATAACTCCGAACAGTATGCCCAAATTGTTCGAAGTATTGACGAGCGTAAAACGGATAAACTGGCAGTTCCGGTAAAAGATGGGCTTTCCTTCATACCTGTAGAAGAAATTATCCGCCTGCAAGCCGATGGAAGTTATACACATATCTTTACTGCTAAGGATAAATACACCGCCTCCCGTAACATCAAAGAGTACGAGGAGTTGCTCCAGGATCAACAGTTTTTTAGAGCGCACCATTCGCATATTATCAATCTTCGTTTCGTCAGACATTTTAGCAGAACGGAAGGGTATTTTGTCACCATGAGTGATGGCTCAGTGGTAGAGGTCTCCAGACGTAAAAAGGAGTTGTTTCTTCAATTGATGCATGCATGA
- a CDS encoding PKD domain-containing protein, with protein MKTSRTHFSPTPYRHLFLFLIACFIHLTSLAQGPLTATVDPLCTTNCCSSSQPCNCTAGVLVTGGIPPYSYTVWSGTNPVGYAACVPNLCPGTYVFEIRDAQNNQIIFPVTVGLTCCTLNCADTTICFEIPDSSVVLLPPSYTKGGTGVGGGTGPANPDTCGYDSIWSNAPGIYPVGTTVVTWYVSRNGQVDSCMQNVIRNPPTVYAINFTTSPPIVAGVINICNGQSITFNDNSTGTTGRLWNFGNGFYSTNAVHTEPPANYPPGTYYDTLTVYDACGFAHDTAFVVIVDSASGPDIFCISVVCPGDTVTYHTNANCTTYNWSVIGGTFFPVPSSTSDSATVIWGAGPQGTISLSVSGCTPPLNCPFPTTKTVHIVPATMPIAGDTIVCAGSESCYEVECIPGNSHSWELMPANAGTVTGQGKCRICVQWAPGFFGPVTIQLNYQNVLTGAGCTLPGECTNDPGCGGVATITVDVRPIFGISGPAKVCPNAVSAPFNGMNTTNNTIAAGVSWKLVTPVPSIINFPNTAALNAYTWSAGPGIYKLTAYAPPNVYCNDSAVMNVEVVNMLVPNAISGPDTVCANVSTIYSVAPNMAGVTYVWNVIGGVIVGPANGSSVTIQWNPGGGTVSVVQMLSAAPFCASASSPVFNVTTWPNFPLPVVTSSNPIVCMNSTITYYIPTPLLSNATYTWSIVPATAGNILSANGTDSIVIKWISAAITPIFVKLKISRCYEDSVMVPINLLPLPTVPNITYFPANPWVKTPVNFSTLNPGPLWNWSFGDAGTSIVQNPSHIYTAAGNYNVQLYVTNASGCSDTATTAITVEDIPVVPVITGPDSVCINALASYGFSQPLFPGAYYSWSLSNSPKGIISSSGNNFMNLKWTVAGTDTVKVRVQANCLDTTIKYVVVISPLPTPGISVVSPACQNSNVNFTGSGGGTYSWSFAGGSPGFSSSSNPVVTYALPGNYNVSLTVVSAAGCAATATTTMSINPEPIAIINGPYSICSFPGSVTMNAVAQPGYTFLWSPTGTTGPSVTTTISSLATFSCVVTNSFGCTKLSNAITVDTASCTTIIDSCQVNDSIDFTYTPPICLTQQYTKIYTGTLTGWNFGAGGSAGAVSPVSATYPYPGVFPVTVVGVALGTYPDGSPCNKNISRTRNVTIPFDPDFDFDYQCNGSNVMQVVFTNTSQYLGLATAYNWTWFDATYAATLSTNPFPPALTLAPGTHVINLSVFDPATGASCTITKTINVPLPIVASFTVSSPLCVGAPNTFTNTSVSLANQASMLFNNGNGGTATTSPASIPYAASGSYTASLAVTDIYGCTSSASQPVTVTPAGSGTITVGALACDSVSLTASGPGPFTWNVINPPPVPNNPAYVKTSGFYSVTGIGVNGCPYTAGPVQVTVNKSPQVTITGSTQYCQGEALNIKTSAAGVNYAWIRLPSTPVGGNSPNLNIIANTPGTFTYQVTVTAANGCTGSATYTINVDPVPGSAVIVASGPLTFCDGDSIKLSVTPPGFTYLWSKSPAPAIPSPQNANPDLWVTTSGTYSVIVQTANGCAYPAIAPVTVVVNPKPPVAITGNTTLCEGKTLTLQTTPVGGGTYLWIGPTGTGVTNPFVLANIQLADAGPYTVVVTNAFGCTATATVNVVVNTSPVPPIIVSNPGGVLCQGQMFNLSVSNPFGPPIVYNWSTGQMGTNINVVLPATYSVTATNQFGCKAPSNAITLHPRPDLSCVPTGCYEFCDECDSVSIPGPSGLFSYNWEVLVGNVFTFYSGSQNLMVYPPGGKFRLMGANQWGCADSTDTLDIEFNNCCPLPDTTLG; from the coding sequence ATGAAAACATCAAGGACTCACTTCAGCCCAACTCCTTACAGGCATCTCTTTTTATTTTTAATCGCCTGCTTTATTCACCTGACAAGTCTGGCTCAGGGGCCACTTACGGCAACTGTAGATCCCCTCTGTACCACCAATTGCTGTAGTTCATCTCAACCATGTAACTGCACTGCCGGCGTATTGGTGACAGGTGGAATCCCGCCGTATTCGTATACGGTTTGGTCGGGAACAAATCCTGTTGGCTATGCGGCTTGTGTTCCTAATTTATGTCCGGGGACCTATGTTTTTGAGATCAGGGATGCTCAGAATAATCAAATAATTTTTCCGGTGACAGTGGGCCTGACCTGCTGTACATTGAATTGTGCAGATACCACCATTTGTTTTGAGATCCCAGACTCTTCAGTCGTTTTGCTTCCTCCAAGCTATACAAAGGGAGGTACAGGAGTAGGAGGGGGTACAGGTCCGGCTAATCCCGATACCTGTGGCTATGATTCTATCTGGAGTAATGCACCCGGAATTTATCCTGTAGGTACAACTGTAGTAACATGGTACGTTTCCAGAAATGGTCAGGTGGATTCCTGCATGCAGAATGTGATTCGAAATCCTCCTACCGTATATGCCATTAATTTCACAACTTCTCCTCCTATTGTTGCAGGCGTGATCAATATTTGTAATGGGCAGTCGATTACCTTCAATGATAATTCAACAGGTACAACAGGCCGTCTCTGGAATTTCGGGAATGGTTTCTATTCTACCAACGCAGTTCATACGGAACCACCTGCTAATTATCCCCCGGGCACTTATTATGATACATTGACAGTTTATGATGCCTGTGGTTTCGCTCATGATACCGCTTTTGTGGTTATAGTCGATTCGGCATCCGGGCCCGATATTTTTTGCATCTCTGTGGTCTGTCCCGGAGATACCGTTACTTACCATACCAATGCGAATTGTACTACTTATAACTGGAGTGTGATCGGTGGAACTTTTTTTCCTGTTCCTTCCAGTACCAGCGATTCAGCTACCGTCATTTGGGGTGCCGGCCCTCAGGGAACTATTTCATTGAGTGTTTCCGGATGTACTCCTCCTTTAAATTGCCCTTTTCCCACAACGAAAACAGTTCACATTGTTCCGGCTACCATGCCGATTGCAGGAGATACTATCGTTTGTGCCGGTTCAGAGAGCTGCTATGAAGTAGAGTGCATTCCCGGGAATTCTCATTCCTGGGAGTTGATGCCTGCAAATGCAGGTACAGTAACGGGACAGGGAAAGTGCAGAATTTGTGTGCAATGGGCTCCCGGATTTTTTGGTCCGGTTACCATACAACTGAATTATCAAAACGTACTGACCGGTGCAGGTTGTACACTCCCCGGTGAATGTACCAATGACCCCGGTTGTGGAGGAGTGGCAACCATTACTGTGGATGTGCGTCCGATATTCGGTATTTCCGGTCCGGCGAAGGTCTGCCCGAATGCTGTCAGTGCTCCTTTTAATGGAATGAATACGACGAACAATACCATTGCTGCGGGTGTTTCCTGGAAACTGGTGACTCCCGTTCCTTCCATTATAAATTTCCCGAATACCGCCGCTTTAAATGCTTATACATGGAGTGCAGGACCGGGCATCTATAAACTAACAGCCTATGCTCCACCAAATGTGTATTGCAATGACTCCGCTGTGATGAATGTGGAAGTGGTGAATATGCTTGTGCCGAATGCTATCTCAGGTCCTGATACAGTTTGTGCCAATGTATCTACCATTTATAGTGTTGCTCCAAATATGGCCGGTGTAACTTATGTATGGAATGTCATTGGTGGAGTAATTGTCGGACCAGCCAATGGTAGCAGTGTGACCATTCAATGGAATCCGGGTGGTGGAACTGTTTCTGTGGTGCAGATGTTGTCAGCGGCGCCCTTCTGTGCATCCGCCTCTTCTCCCGTATTCAATGTAACCACCTGGCCGAATTTCCCGCTGCCTGTGGTGACGAGCAGCAATCCGATCGTATGTATGAACAGTACGATCACTTATTATATTCCTACGCCACTTCTTAGTAATGCCACCTATACCTGGTCCATCGTTCCTGCAACGGCCGGAAATATTCTTTCAGCAAACGGTACCGATTCTATTGTGATCAAATGGATCAGTGCGGCGATTACTCCGATTTTCGTGAAACTGAAAATATCCCGTTGCTATGAGGATTCAGTGATGGTGCCGATTAATTTATTGCCCTTACCAACTGTTCCGAATATCACCTATTTCCCCGCTAATCCATGGGTAAAGACACCTGTTAATTTTTCTACTCTAAATCCCGGTCCATTATGGAACTGGAGCTTTGGCGATGCGGGAACTTCCATCGTTCAGAATCCATCGCATATCTATACTGCAGCAGGAAACTATAATGTCCAGTTATATGTGACCAATGCCTCAGGTTGTTCTGATACAGCAACAACAGCAATAACGGTTGAGGATATCCCCGTTGTGCCTGTGATCACCGGTCCGGATAGTGTCTGTATCAATGCGCTGGCTTCGTATGGCTTTTCTCAGCCCTTGTTCCCTGGTGCATATTACTCCTGGTCATTGTCCAATTCGCCGAAAGGAATTATTTCTTCATCAGGAAATAATTTCATGAACCTGAAATGGACAGTTGCAGGAACAGATACCGTAAAAGTGCGAGTGCAGGCGAACTGTCTGGATACAACGATTAAATATGTAGTGGTAATTAGCCCCTTGCCCACACCCGGCATTTCAGTGGTATCTCCAGCCTGTCAGAATTCAAATGTAAACTTTACAGGTAGCGGTGGCGGAACGTATTCATGGTCATTTGCCGGTGGCTCACCCGGATTTTCTTCTTCATCGAATCCCGTTGTGACCTACGCTCTTCCCGGAAATTATAATGTGTCATTAACAGTAGTGAGTGCCGCCGGTTGTGCTGCAACAGCAACCACTACGATGTCGATTAATCCGGAACCAATCGCTATCATCAATGGACCCTATTCAATTTGTTCTTTCCCCGGATCAGTGACGATGAATGCGGTAGCTCAACCGGGCTATACATTCTTATGGTCGCCGACAGGAACAACCGGCCCGTCTGTTACAACAACCATCAGTTCTCTGGCGACATTTAGTTGTGTGGTGACAAACTCATTCGGATGTACCAAGCTGTCGAATGCAATTACGGTAGATACGGCTTCATGTACAACGATTATTGATTCCTGCCAGGTAAATGATAGTATTGATTTTACCTATACACCACCCATCTGCCTGACGCAACAGTATACTAAAATTTATACGGGTACACTTACAGGCTGGAATTTCGGTGCCGGTGGAAGTGCAGGCGCTGTCTCTCCGGTTTCGGCTACATATCCTTATCCGGGTGTGTTCCCGGTTACAGTAGTCGGTGTTGCATTAGGGACTTATCCTGATGGATCTCCATGTAATAAAAATATCAGCAGAACCCGAAATGTAACTATTCCGTTTGATCCGGATTTTGATTTCGACTATCAGTGCAATGGTTCAAATGTGATGCAGGTGGTTTTTACAAATACTTCACAGTATCTTGGTCTGGCGACTGCTTATAACTGGACATGGTTTGATGCTACTTATGCTGCTACTCTTTCAACAAATCCTTTCCCACCTGCATTAACGTTAGCTCCCGGTACACATGTAATTAACCTGAGTGTATTTGATCCTGCCACCGGCGCTTCCTGTACGATTACCAAAACAATAAATGTTCCTTTACCGATTGTGGCATCTTTTACGGTGTCAAGTCCATTGTGCGTAGGAGCTCCAAATACATTTACCAATACATCTGTGAGTCTTGCCAATCAGGCCTCCATGTTGTTTAATAACGGCAATGGTGGTACTGCAACAACATCTCCTGCAAGTATTCCATATGCGGCTTCGGGAAGTTATACAGCTTCTCTTGCCGTAACGGATATATATGGATGTACATCTTCCGCTTCTCAACCTGTAACTGTTACCCCTGCCGGTTCAGGTACAATAACAGTTGGCGCTTTAGCTTGTGACTCTGTTTCTCTTACCGCATCCGGCCCCGGCCCATTTACATGGAATGTGATTAATCCTCCACCTGTTCCTAACAATCCCGCCTATGTGAAAACAAGCGGATTTTACAGCGTGACAGGAATCGGAGTTAATGGTTGTCCGTATACCGCCGGACCTGTACAGGTGACCGTGAACAAATCTCCGCAGGTAACTATAACAGGAAGTACACAGTATTGTCAGGGTGAAGCTTTGAATATCAAAACATCCGCAGCCGGTGTAAACTATGCATGGATTCGATTGCCCTCAACTCCGGTTGGTGGTAATTCTCCGAATCTGAATATTATTGCCAATACCCCTGGTACTTTTACCTATCAGGTGACTGTAACAGCTGCCAATGGATGCACCGGTTCAGCAACGTATACGATCAATGTGGATCCTGTACCCGGCTCAGCTGTTATAGTTGCATCCGGTCCTTTAACTTTTTGTGACGGCGATTCTATAAAACTGTCGGTGACTCCTCCCGGATTTACTTACCTCTGGTCTAAATCTCCGGCTCCTGCAATTCCTTCTCCTCAAAATGCAAATCCGGACTTGTGGGTAACAACGAGCGGAACCTACTCCGTCATCGTTCAAACAGCTAACGGTTGTGCCTATCCGGCAATTGCTCCGGTAACCGTTGTGGTAAATCCTAAGCCACCGGTTGCGATCACAGGAAATACCACGCTTTGCGAAGGAAAAACATTAACGCTCCAGACTACACCAGTGGGTGGCGGTACGTACCTCTGGATAGGTCCAACAGGTACCGGCGTGACGAACCCATTTGTCCTGGCTAATATTCAGTTGGCAGATGCAGGACCCTATACAGTAGTGGTGACCAATGCATTTGGATGTACAGCGACTGCTACCGTAAATGTGGTGGTGAATACATCTCCTGTACCTCCTATAATTGTTTCTAATCCCGGTGGAGTATTGTGTCAGGGACAAATGTTTAATTTGAGTGTTTCAAATCCATTCGGACCTCCAATAGTTTATAACTGGAGTACAGGTCAGATGGGTACGAATATCAATGTGGTTTTGCCGGCAACATATTCTGTTACCGCTACGAATCAATTCGGTTGTAAAGCTCCTTCAAATGCGATCACGTTGCATCCACGACCAGATTTAAGTTGTGTGCCTACCGGCTGTTATGAATTCTGCGATGAATGTGACTCAGTAAGTATTCCCGGTCCTTCCGGTCTCTTCTCCTATAACTGGGAGGTGCTGGTTGGAAATGTTTTCACGTTCTACAGCGGTTCACAAAATTTGATGGTGTATCCTCCCGGTGGAAAGTTCCGTCTGATGGGAGCGAATCAATGGGGCTGTGCCGATTCAACAGATACGTTGGATATTGAATTTAATAATTGTTGTCCATTGCCGGATACAACTTTGGGATAA